GTGAAAGTGAAAGGCCATGTTGAAGAGGCCCTTGCGTATATAAAAGAAAACCTTTAAGCACAGGACAGCCGTTAGTGGCTGTCTTTTTACTGATTTCGCTATATCTATAAGCTATAATAGGATAAGATAATAAAACTATGACCAGTCAGTCATTTTTATTTTAAACAGTTGGGGAGGCTTTAAGGGTGAAGGAAAAAGAAAAAGCAATCATTGAAGCTGCGATCAAGTTATATGCGACTAAAGGATTTGCATCCACCTCAATCCAGGAAATCGTTACTGAAAGCGGAATCTCCAAGGGAGCATTCTATTTATACTTTAAATCAAAGGATGCTTTGTTGATCGCAATCCTTGAATATTACTTTGACTATATCGAAAAGAAGCTTGAAGCGTATGAGAAAGAACAGCTGCCTCCTAGAGAAAAATTCGCATTTCAGCTGACTGCGTTATTCACGACGATGCTTGAACATAAAGAATTCATTATCATGCAATCAAGAGAACAGGCAATTCCGCTGAATGAAGAGGTAAAGGAATTGATGATTCGCAAGTATTATGAAGCGCAAATGTATTATCAAAACAGTCTGCGTGCCATTTATGGAAAGAAAGCTGAACCGCACCTCTGGGATTTGGCTCTCATGCTAGAGGGATTTTTTAATTCATATATGAAGCTGTTGCTTTTCAATCCGGATGGCTTCAAGATCGAGGAACTAGTGGGATATATACTGAGAAGGGTCGATTCGCTGGTGGATGGTCTCGAGGGAGAAAATCCAGTCGCCTCTGAAGAAAAAGTGAAAGAATTGATCAATAAAACAAAAGCGTTTTTCAAGGCGGATGCTCAGGATATAAAATCGATTATTAAAAAGATGAAGCATGAAATCTCCAATCTTGATCATAATCAAGACTTATTCGTTTCGCTGGATGTGCTGGAGAGTGAGGCAGAAAGGGAATCACCGCGGATTCCAGTTATCCAGGGAATGTTATCGAACTTTAAGGGGGAACCATCGCTGGATGCATACAGAGAGGCAATCGCAAAGTTTTATCATGTAAAAGAATGATGGGCCGCCTATTTTTATCAATACAGGCTTCTGTCCATTCATTTTAGCGATAACTGAATATCATTGTATTAGGGCATACCTCCTCAAACGACTTAGCGGGCTATAACAGCCCGCCTTTTTTTATGTTATAAAGTCTTGTAAGTTGTTTAAAAGAGTGAAAATTAATACAATTATTAATATGACTATAGAACGAAAGGTTTGGTTTGAATGAATATATACTCCTCTATTCTGCCTCCGAAGACTTTGCAGGAGGATGTGAAAAAGGAATTTCAGCAAATAAAGTTTGAATTCCATAAAGGAATCAAGGAAGAATTATTTTTGAATGCGGAAATTTTCCTTACTTAT
This portion of the Mesobacillus sp. S13 genome encodes:
- a CDS encoding TetR/AcrR family transcriptional regulator, whose protein sequence is MKEKEKAIIEAAIKLYATKGFASTSIQEIVTESGISKGAFYLYFKSKDALLIAILEYYFDYIEKKLEAYEKEQLPPREKFAFQLTALFTTMLEHKEFIIMQSREQAIPLNEEVKELMIRKYYEAQMYYQNSLRAIYGKKAEPHLWDLALMLEGFFNSYMKLLLFNPDGFKIEELVGYILRRVDSLVDGLEGENPVASEEKVKELINKTKAFFKADAQDIKSIIKKMKHEISNLDHNQDLFVSLDVLESEAERESPRIPVIQGMLSNFKGEPSLDAYREAIAKFYHVKE